A stretch of DNA from Adhaeribacter swui:
TCCTTTAAACTAAGTACTTTAAAAGTTGCCATTATTGGTTTAGGGGGTACTGGTTCTTATATTTTGGATTTAGTTGCCAAAACACCCGTACAGGAAATTCACCTATATGACGGAGATGTTTTTGCCCAGCATAATGCCTTTAGAGCACCAGGCGCACCAACGGTGGAGAATCTGCGGGATCGAATAAAGAAGACAGAATATTTTCAGAAAATTTACTCTAACATGCATCGGTATATTATTCCCCATGGTTCTTATATCGATGATACAAATCTGGAAGAGCTGTCCGATATGAATTTTGTATTTATAAGTCTTGATAGAGGTAGTAGTAAAAAGTTGATTGTTGATTTTTTGGAAGAAAAGAATATTCCTTTTATTGATGTAGGTATGGGAGTGCATCGGGTGGAAGACGAACTTTTAGGTGTTCTCCGAATTACTTCCAGCACGGAAAAGAAAAGAAATCATCTCAAGAAGCGAGTAACTTTTACGGAAGGTGTCGAGAATGAATACGGGAGTAATATTCAAATTGCTGATTTAAACGCGCTTAATGCTACATTGGCAGTTATAAAATGGAAGAAGCTATTTGGTTTTTATCAGGACTTCGAAAATGAAAATAACACTACTTATACGATAAATGTAAATATGCTACTCAGTGAAGACCATGAGGCATAAGTTTGTAGAGAATATTCCGGAAAAACTGGAGAAAGAAATAGTTTACATTTCCATAACGTATAGCACTGTGGCACACTTATGTGCCTGCGGTTGTAAGAATGAGGTATTTACCCCTCTTTCTCCAACAGATTGGAAATTAACGTTCGACGGTGAGTCGGTTTCTCTCTATCCTTCTATTGGAAATTGGAGTTTTGCCTGCAAATCACATTATTGGATAAAAAATAATGTAGTAGAGTGGTCCAAGTCGTGGACTAAGAAGCAAATCGATGCCGGCAGGTTTCAAGACCGAGTTGATAAAGTAGAATACTACAGTAGCAAAAGTAAAGAGTCAAAAATTGAGCTGAAGGAAGTTGAAGAAAAATATGAAAGTACTCCTTCTGAAACAAGTTTCTGGTCTAAGCTGAAAAAGCTGTTTAATAATGCTTGAGCTTTAAAGTATATTTTCTTGACTTTACTATTCTCCCCCATATTTAAACAGCAGGTGTAATTTTTGTTGGAGCAGTTCTTTATCGGGTAATTGCGTTCGATACTCCGCTACTAATGCTGGAGAAAGGTTTCGACTCAAAGCATATTCCACTACTTCACTATCTTTATCCTTACAAAGCAAAATGCCAATGCTAGGATTCTCTTTTTCTTTCTTTACATCCCGGTCTAAGGCTTCCAGATAAAAATTAAGCTGCCCTAAATGCGCCGGCTTAAATTTATCGGCTTTTAACTCAAAGGCAACTAAGCATTGTAAACCCCGATGGTAGAAAAGTAAATCAATAAAGAAATCACTATTTCCTACTTGTAAGCGGTATTCTTGCCCTACAAAAAGGAAATCCCTTCCTAATTCCAGGATAAAGCTTTTCATCTGAGTTACTAATGCTTTTTGTAAGGTGCCTTCATTATGTGGTTCCGGAATATTCAAGAATTCAAAAACATAGCTATCTTTAAAAACATTGCTAATATCCTGCTTTAACTCCTTTATAGCTGGAGGCGGGTTTTGGTTTCCCAGCATAGCTCGCTCAAAAACCCCACTGTTTATTTGTCTTTCTAACTCTCGTACACTGTATTTTTCCTGTATGCAAAGCCGTAAATAGTATTCCCGTTCTTCATCTGTCTTCGTTCTCGCCAATAAAATGAGGTGATGGGTCCAGCTGATTTGGGTAAGGAGAGTATTCCTAATACCTCTATTTTCTAATTGTGTCATCACTGATGACACAATTGCATTAGTTGGTTGTTGAAAATTTTTTAGTGGAGCTAGCGGTGATGACACAACTTTGCTAGTGGAATACGTTTCATAAAATTGTTTCATCCGGTATAATCCCCGCCGATTAAAACCTTTCAGTTCCGAATGGTAGGTTTTAAGGTGCTTTGCCAGCTCATCAATAGTTTTTTCTCCCCAGCTAGCATTGGCTAAGCGCTGATTTATATGTTGCCCAACTAACCAATATAGATTGATTAATTCAGAGTTAACTGTTTGAATAGCATTATTACGGGCTTGTTGAATAAGAGCAATAATTTCAGAAAACCTTTCCTGTTGCATTGAATTATATACTATCAGTAAATTATAACAAAGGTATCACTTTAGGAGTAGCTTCTTCTGAAGTTAGTAAGTCTTACTCAGTAGCAATAACGTTCGTTCCTAATTTGTAAAACAATCAGAAAACACTTTTTTATGTATTTTAGTATTTGCTTAAATATTAAAATACGAATACCTTTGCACAAATATTAGGAAAACATTTCTCATGAAAGAAGCTAATAATAGCTGTATCCGGGTATTTGCCGATACCGACCATATAAAAACCTGTAAGACCCGCATGGAAAAAGTAAGCGAAACAATTCAAACTTTAGCCAGTGCCCTGAGCTTGGCAGGTAATGAAGTACGCTTGAAAATTCTGTTTCTACTCTACGAAGAACAAAACTTGTGCGTCTGCGATTTAAGCGATGTATTGGGTATGAATGTTTCGGCTATCTCCCAGCACCTGCGGAAATTAAAAGATGGTAACCTTATTAAATCCAAGAAAACAGGACAAACCATATTCTACTTCCTAAATCCAGAGAATGCTCCTTTATTTCAGACTTATTTTGCTTTAATCGAGAAAGATGAAATTAATAATACCGTAGCATGAAGACTAAACAATTTAGGAACAAACAATTAGTAGGTGCCGGTGTTCTGACTGCCTTTGCAGCCTCACTTTGCTGTATTACTCCGGTACTGGCCTTATTGGGTGGTATTAGCGGTGTAGCAGCTACCTTCTCATGGATGGAGCCTTTCCGACCTTATTTTATTAGTTTAACAATAGCTTTATTAGCTTATGTATGGTATCAGAAATTAAAGCAACGAGCACCGATAGACTGTGATTGTGAAACAAACTCTAAACCTAATTTCATGCAAACTAAAATTTTCCTTGGCCTTATAACGGCATTTACTCTCTTGATGCTCACCTTTCCGAATTACGCCAAAATATTTAATGCAACTCCTAAAAAGCTACTTGTCCCAAGTATTTTACAAGACAACACGAAGACCCAAACAGCCGAATTTAAAATAACGGGCATGACCTGTGAGGCGTGTACTTTGCACGTTGCTAAGGAGGTAAACAAAGTTGCTGGAATTTTAGATTTACAAGTTTCTTACGTGAATGCGAATGCCCTAGTGAAATTTGATAAATCGAAAACCACCCTTCAGGAGGTACAAAAGGCTATTAAATTAACGGGTTATAAGCTGACAGAAACAAAAATTAAGCAATAATGGAAATTCTAACCGCTTCCACAATTACCTGTCCGGAATGCGGATACAGTAAAGAAGAAGAAATGCCTACTAATGCGTGTAAGTACTTCTATGAATGTGAAAACTGCCATACGGTATTAAAACCTCAACCAGGTGATTGTTGTGTGTTTTGCAGCTATGGCTCGGTTAAATGTCCTCCTATTCAGCAGCATAGTTCGTGTTGTTAGGTACAAGTCAAGATACTTCCTTCTTAGCTATTTCAGACCTTGGTCCAGCCTTATGCGCGTGTAAAAGGTCCCGTATAGAAGATTTTATTACGGTTATAACATACGTATAAACGCTAATATTTTTGCTTGCCTACTTACTCTTTAAAACAATTTGAATGTTACAGAAGGACTTAATAAAGGATGTTAAAACCCGCTTAAACACCATAAAAGGCCAGGTAGAAGGCATTATTAAAATGCTGGATAATGACAAAGACCCGGAACAAATACGTTTGCAATTCAAAGCTACCAGCAAAGCTTTGGAAAATGCGGAGTTGTTACTTTTAGACGAAACTTTTAGAAAATCTTTAGCAGCAAAAATATTTGAGACCATAAAAAGTTGCCCGGGAGATTGTGGGCAGGAAGAAATAATTGAAAGGTTGAGAAGGCAGTTTCCTGACTTAGGTGATGATGAGCTGACTGATAAGATGAAAGAAATTCAGTACGTTTCTGACCAGGTTAAAAAAAATCAAGAGAATAAGTAAATAAAATTTGGAGACCTCCCCCCTGGCGGCTCTTTCTTTGTGTCATATCTTATTAAAATAAAGTTATGGCAACTGAAACAGTTCAGATGAAAGTCTCCGGGTTAATGTGCTCTTTTTGCACCATGAGTGTAGAAACAGCGCTTAAAAAATATCCCGGGGTTAACAGCGTGATGGTAAACTTGGTACACGGCATTGTCCTGGTAGAAGCCGACATGGCCCGCATGAGCCGGGAAAAGTTAGCGGAGGCAGTCGAGAAGCTGGGCTATAACGTCTCTGCCACCGAAGTACAGCAATACAAAACCGACGAAGATCTATTTGAATTAATTAAACAACGGGGTACCATTGGAATGGTGCTCTCGGTAATTGATTTACTCGTTGATCCCATTAATATTTTCGCTCTCCCTGCCCAATATCGCGCTTGGTTTAGTTTTGCCGTAGCTGCCTTTGTACTGCTCTGGGTAGGTTATCCAGTGCTACGTAAAACCTTAATGGCGATTAGTCAGCGGGTGATAAATGCGAATGTGTTGCTTTCTGCTGGAGCTTGGGGTTCCTTCATCATTGGTACGTTGGCTCTATTTGATCCTAGCTGGCCTAACTTCTTACCCGTAGCAGCCTGGTTAATGTCGCTGCACTTATTCTTTGCTTATTTCAAATTAGATACCCGCAAAAAAGCATCCGAAGCCGTTCGGAAGTTGCTCTCTCTGCAACCTCCTAAAGCCAGGGTTATGCGGGGCAACCAGCTACTAGAGGTTTTAACCAATGAAGTGACTATTGGCGAAGTAGTAGAGGTTAGACCGGGTGAGCGGCTCCCCCTGGATGGAATGGTAGTAGAAGGAGTTGCCAGTGTAGATGAATCCAGCTTTACCGGTGAATCCGTTCCCGTAACGAAAGAAAAAGGTTCTAGCGTTATTGGTGGTACGCTTAATTTAGATGGGGCATTGCAAGTACAAGTAACTAAAAAAGGTGCCGATTCATTCTTGAGCCAGATTGTACGCTTAATGAGTCAGATTGCGGAGCGTAAACCGCCTATTGAGTTGCTGGCGGACCGGTTAATGAATTATTATGGTCCGGTAGTTTTTATCGTGGCTGGAATAGCTTTTACGGCCTGGGCTTTAGTAACCGGTAATTACAACCAGGCAACATTAGCCCTGATTACCACTATTATTATGGGTTATCCGTGTGCGTTAGGTATCACTACGCCTATGTTAGCCGCAATTGCGGGAGGAAAAGGTATTTCCATTGGCTTGCTCGTAAAAGCTAGTGAAGTGTTTCATGGTCTTTCTACTATTGATACTTTGGTATTTGATAAAACCGGTACGCTGACTTACGGACGACCTACAGTGACCGACGTAGAAACATTTGGTTTGGACCAGCAACAGGTGCTAGCCTTAGCCGCTGCGGTGGAAAAGCAATCCGAGCATCCTTTAGGGCAAGCTATTCATTTCTACGCGCAACGGGAAGGGGTAATAAATCTTACCGTGAACGGGTTCCGGGCTACACCTGGCAAAGGGGTACAAGCTACGGTGGATGGGAAAGAGGTACTGGCTGGTAAACCTTCCTTTATAGCAGAACGGGGTATTGCTTTAAACCCGGAAGTTACTGCCAGAATACAGGTTTTAAGCAGCCAAGGAAAAACAGTTACCACTTTAGCGTATGATGGGAAAGTAGTAGGCCTACTTTCTCTCCAGGATACTCCCCGTAGAGGAGCAGAGAACGTTATTGCTGTCTTACGCAAACGGGGTGTTAGAACGGTGATGCTGACCGGTGATACTCAACCAGTAGCTGAGGCCATTGGCAGAAAACTAGGTTTTGACGAAGTACGGGCAGAGTTATTACCGGCGGATAAGGTAGCTGCTATTGAATCCCTCCAGAAACAAAATAGAAAAGTGGCGATGGTGGGTGATGGGATCAACGATGCCCCGGCTTTGGCTCAGTCTGATGTAGGCATTGCTATTGGTGCTGGAACAGATGTGGCCATTGAATCAGCGGGAGTTATCTTGATTGGTGACCGCTTGGAGGATGTGGTGAATGCCCTGATATTAGGAAAAGCCAGTTACCGTACCTTAACCAGTAATGTAATGATAGCCGTTCTTTTCAATTTTGTAGGTATGGTGTTAGCTGCTTTGGGCTTGATAACCCCTTTACTAGCTATAAGCGTGATGATATTGAGCATCTTTGCTATTCTGCTTAACACCCTACGAATCCGAAACATTAAGTTGGAAAGAGCTACAGAAGCTAAACCCGAAGCATTAGCTCAGGTAGAGTTTAGTGTACCAAATATGGTTTGTGAAGGCTGTGCTGGGGCTATTTCTACTACGTTAAAAGGATTATCCGGAGTACAGGAAGTAAAACCTAAGATATCCCAGAAGCACGTATACGTAAGTTATGAGCCAGGTAAAGTCGGGCAAGAACAACTGAAGGAGGCCCTTAAAAACTCCGGGTTTACTGCTATTGAGGTTTAAAAATAATATAATTATACTGTATGAAATCCATATCCCTTTTCAAAATGAGTGCTCTAACCAAATCTTTCGGCCTGTTTTCTTTCATTTTCATGGGCTTTGTTCTGCCTTCCTGCGGACAGCAGACAAACCAAAGCCAGCCAGTAGAAGCAAACGCGAAGGAACAAGTAACGGCGGGCTTGTCCGTTAAAACCGTAACGATGCCCGTGGAAGGCATGTCCTGTAGCGCCTGCGTTTCCAACGTGAAGAAAACGGTTACTGCCTTAACTGGTGTACAGAATGTAGCCGTTAGTCTGGAAAAAAGGCAGGCTACTATTACCTATGCCCAGGAGCAAATTTCTCCGGAGCAGATTAGCAAAGCTATCAATGACAAGGGCTATAAAACGGGTCAAGCTAGAGAAGAAAAGAAACAATAATGACCCTCGAAGATTTTTTCCAGAGTTTTGGCTCCAGTCTCTCCCAAGGCTCCCTGTGGGCTTTGGGAATAGCGGTGTTGGCTGGGATGGTAGCTAGTGCTGTCTGCCCCTGTACCCTGCCGGTTGGGTTGGGAATGGCCGGTCTGGTGAGCAGCCATTCAGAAAGTAAATCTGGGCGTAACGGATTATGGATCGCGGTGGCCTTTTTTGCTGGGATTGTGGTGAATCTAAGTTTATTAGGAGCTTTAGCGGGAAGATTAGGTGCTATTCTTACCGAATCTTTTGGCATTTACTGGGCATTAGGCATGGCTCTTGTTTCTTTATTGGCGGCTATTTTAGCTTTTTACGGTCCCCGTTTGAAAGAAAACCAACTTGCTTCTTTGCGTAAACCCGGGCTTGGTGGTGCCTTCTCCTACGGTTTTATTTTTAGCTTAGGAACTTCGGCAGCACCTTTGTTACTGTTATTATCGGTAGCGGCAACACAAGCAAGTCCTGTGTATGGCTTTTTATTAGCTCTAGCATTTGGATTAGGACGTGGTTTGCCTTTCTTAATAGTAGGTGTTTTTGCCGGATCTGTTTCCCGCCTGGCTCGCTTAACTTGGTTACGTCGTACGATACAAGCTGTCAGTGGCTTTGCTTTGCTATTTGTAAGCGTTTACTATGCTACTGTTTTCGTAAATCTATTATAATCCTTTTTTACTTACCCTACCCCAATCTCTTTATTTAACTGTAATTACCTAGACTTTGCTTTAAAAATATTATACAAAAGTTGTAAGTTTAAAATCTTAATCGTAATATTACGATGTAATTATTAGATATTGGAAGATGGGCGTTACGAAAACACAAAATTTTACTGAAGCACAAAATCAGTTAGCCACCTTCGCCAAAGTACTGGGGCATCCTGCCCGGATTGCCATTTTGCAGTATTTACTCAAACAACAAACTTGCATTTGCAGTAACTTGGTGGATGAGTTACCCCTGGCTCAAGCTACTGTTTCGCAACACTTGAAAGAATTAAAAGCCGTAGGTCTAATTATAGGCGAAATCGAAGGCACTAGCGTTTGTTATTGCATTAATGAACCAGTATGGGAGCAAGCCCGAGATATGCTGCTCAACTTGTTTACTTCGTCTACGAAAACTCCTAAATGCTGTTAATGATGGAAACCAAGAACACCATCAACACAATTCAAATAGCTAAGGCATCCCACCGAGCTGCTATCATAGACTTCTTAGAATCGCTTCATCTACCGACCGTAGATTTACCTTTATCGCTGGATAATTTTATTATTGTTCCCGATAAAGAGACGATATTAGGAAGCTGCGGTTTGGAGTTATACGGTTCCATAGCGTTACTACGGTCTTTAGGGGTTGCTACCCACTTACAAGGACAAGGTTTAGGTAATTTACTTTATCGGGCTTCTCTGGATCTGGCACAAGAAAAAGGTGTTGCAGAAATATATCTGATTACTTCTACGGCGGCCGATTTCTTCTTAAAACAAGGCTTTAGGAAAGTAGAACGGGCGCAGGTGCCAACGGCGATACAACAAACTGCCCAATTTACTTCAGTGTGCCCTTCTTCGGCTACCATTATGCACAAGGAATTAACTTAAAAAATTTGCTTTTAATCATCGTAATAAAACAATAAACCGATAAATTTTAAAATTATGAAAACCGCTGAAGAACTAAAACAAATTGTAAAAGAAAAGTACGGCGAAATAGCGCTCCAAAGTAAAGAGCAAAACGAAAGTTCCTGTTGTGGGGCTACTAGTTGCTGTTCGACCGACATCACTATCATGGCGGAAGATTACTCCCAGCTTCCCGGGTACCAATCAACGGCTGACTTAGGCTTAGGGTGCGGCTTACCGACGGAATACGCGCACCTGAAAGAAGGCGATACTGTCCTGGATTTAGGATCCGGTGCGGGGAATGATTGCTTTGTGGCTCGGTCTGTTGTAGGGGAAACTGGTAGAGTGATCGGAGTAGATATGACCG
This window harbors:
- a CDS encoding ArsR/SmtB family transcription factor; amino-acid sequence: MKEANNSCIRVFADTDHIKTCKTRMEKVSETIQTLASALSLAGNEVRLKILFLLYEEQNLCVCDLSDVLGMNVSAISQHLRKLKDGNLIKSKKTGQTIFYFLNPENAPLFQTYFALIEKDEINNTVA
- a CDS encoding heavy-metal-associated domain-containing protein, whose translation is MKSISLFKMSALTKSFGLFSFIFMGFVLPSCGQQTNQSQPVEANAKEQVTAGLSVKTVTMPVEGMSCSACVSNVKKTVTALTGVQNVAVSLEKRQATITYAQEQISPEQISKAINDKGYKTGQAREEKKQ
- a CDS encoding heavy metal translocating P-type ATPase, producing the protein MSVETALKKYPGVNSVMVNLVHGIVLVEADMARMSREKLAEAVEKLGYNVSATEVQQYKTDEDLFELIKQRGTIGMVLSVIDLLVDPINIFALPAQYRAWFSFAVAAFVLLWVGYPVLRKTLMAISQRVINANVLLSAGAWGSFIIGTLALFDPSWPNFLPVAAWLMSLHLFFAYFKLDTRKKASEAVRKLLSLQPPKARVMRGNQLLEVLTNEVTIGEVVEVRPGERLPLDGMVVEGVASVDESSFTGESVPVTKEKGSSVIGGTLNLDGALQVQVTKKGADSFLSQIVRLMSQIAERKPPIELLADRLMNYYGPVVFIVAGIAFTAWALVTGNYNQATLALITTIIMGYPCALGITTPMLAAIAGGKGISIGLLVKASEVFHGLSTIDTLVFDKTGTLTYGRPTVTDVETFGLDQQQVLALAAAVEKQSEHPLGQAIHFYAQREGVINLTVNGFRATPGKGVQATVDGKEVLAGKPSFIAERGIALNPEVTARIQVLSSQGKTVTTLAYDGKVVGLLSLQDTPRRGAENVIAVLRKRGVRTVMLTGDTQPVAEAIGRKLGFDEVRAELLPADKVAAIESLQKQNRKVAMVGDGINDAPALAQSDVGIAIGAGTDVAIESAGVILIGDRLEDVVNALILGKASYRTLTSNVMIAVLFNFVGMVLAALGLITPLLAISVMILSIFAILLNTLRIRNIKLERATEAKPEALAQVEFSVPNMVCEGCAGAISTTLKGLSGVQEVKPKISQKHVYVSYEPGKVGQEQLKEALKNSGFTAIEV
- the arsN2 gene encoding arsenic resistance N-acetyltransferase ArsN2, with product MMETKNTINTIQIAKASHRAAIIDFLESLHLPTVDLPLSLDNFIIVPDKETILGSCGLELYGSIALLRSLGVATHLQGQGLGNLLYRASLDLAQEKGVAEIYLITSTAADFFLKQGFRKVERAQVPTAIQQTAQFTSVCPSSATIMHKELT
- a CDS encoding metal-sensing transcriptional repressor; this translates as MLQKDLIKDVKTRLNTIKGQVEGIIKMLDNDKDPEQIRLQFKATSKALENAELLLLDETFRKSLAAKIFETIKSCPGDCGQEEIIERLRRQFPDLGDDELTDKMKEIQYVSDQVKKNQENK
- the merTP gene encoding mercuric transport protein MerTP, which encodes MKTKQFRNKQLVGAGVLTAFAASLCCITPVLALLGGISGVAATFSWMEPFRPYFISLTIALLAYVWYQKLKQRAPIDCDCETNSKPNFMQTKIFLGLITAFTLLMLTFPNYAKIFNATPKKLLVPSILQDNTKTQTAEFKITGMTCEACTLHVAKEVNKVAGILDLQVSYVNANALVKFDKSKTTLQEVQKAIKLTGYKLTETKIKQ
- a CDS encoding PDDEXK nuclease domain-containing protein; the protein is MQQERFSEIIALIQQARNNAIQTVNSELINLYWLVGQHINQRLANASWGEKTIDELAKHLKTYHSELKGFNRRGLYRMKQFYETYSTSKVVSSPLAPLKNFQQPTNAIVSSVMTQLENRGIRNTLLTQISWTHHLILLARTKTDEEREYYLRLCIQEKYSVRELERQINSGVFERAMLGNQNPPPAIKELKQDISNVFKDSYVFEFLNIPEPHNEGTLQKALVTQMKSFILELGRDFLFVGQEYRLQVGNSDFFIDLLFYHRGLQCLVAFELKADKFKPAHLGQLNFYLEALDRDVKKEKENPSIGILLCKDKDSEVVEYALSRNLSPALVAEYRTQLPDKELLQQKLHLLFKYGGE
- a CDS encoding ThiF family adenylyltransferase; the protein is MSQQLINHSPDLQRLWEEGLEIEVRGAYLLMHHIPYLNSSSEIKYGVLVSTLTLAGDRTCTPDNHIAYFIGTAPCRKDGQEMTSIINSSSTYKLTDTIEANHLLSSKPATGYKDYFEKMTTYANIISTPAKSIDSSVTEKTFRVIEPDTSESVFNYFDTNSVRGKIDAISFKLSTLKVAIIGLGGTGSYILDLVAKTPVQEIHLYDGDVFAQHNAFRAPGAPTVENLRDRIKKTEYFQKIYSNMHRYIIPHGSYIDDTNLEELSDMNFVFISLDRGSSKKLIVDFLEEKNIPFIDVGMGVHRVEDELLGVLRITSSTEKKRNHLKKRVTFTEGVENEYGSNIQIADLNALNATLAVIKWKKLFGFYQDFENENNTTYTINVNMLLSEDHEA
- a CDS encoding GDCCVxC domain-containing (seleno)protein, encoding MEILTASTITCPECGYSKEEEMPTNACKYFYECENCHTVLKPQPGDCCVFCSYGSVKCPPIQQHSSCC
- a CDS encoding DUF6527 family protein, yielding MRHKFVENIPEKLEKEIVYISITYSTVAHLCACGCKNEVFTPLSPTDWKLTFDGESVSLYPSIGNWSFACKSHYWIKNNVVEWSKSWTKKQIDAGRFQDRVDKVEYYSSKSKESKIELKEVEEKYESTPSETSFWSKLKKLFNNA
- a CDS encoding cytochrome c biogenesis CcdA family protein, whose amino-acid sequence is MTLEDFFQSFGSSLSQGSLWALGIAVLAGMVASAVCPCTLPVGLGMAGLVSSHSESKSGRNGLWIAVAFFAGIVVNLSLLGALAGRLGAILTESFGIYWALGMALVSLLAAILAFYGPRLKENQLASLRKPGLGGAFSYGFIFSLGTSAAPLLLLLSVAATQASPVYGFLLALAFGLGRGLPFLIVGVFAGSVSRLARLTWLRRTIQAVSGFALLFVSVYYATVFVNLL
- a CDS encoding ArsR/SmtB family transcription factor encodes the protein MGVTKTQNFTEAQNQLATFAKVLGHPARIAILQYLLKQQTCICSNLVDELPLAQATVSQHLKELKAVGLIIGEIEGTSVCYCINEPVWEQARDMLLNLFTSSTKTPKCC